The proteins below are encoded in one region of Methanosarcina barkeri 3:
- the serA gene encoding phosphoglycerate dehydrogenase, which produces MKVLVSDSLSSEGLEILKEHFTVDVSTGLSEEELVKKIKDYDALVIRSGTQVTQKIIEAADNLKVIGRAGVGVDNIDVDAATKKGIIVTNSPEGNMISAAEHTIAMMMAMSRNIPQANASLKNREWKRNKFTGVEVKGKTLGVIGLGRIGSEVAKRASGLQMNLMGYDPFVSEKRAVELGIKLATVNEIAKAADYITVHTPLIKETRNILDEEQFAMMKPTTRILNCARGGIINEEALAKALESGKIAGAAIDVFVEEPPFNSPLLNFDNVVVTPHLGASTQEAQVNVAVEIANEVVSVLTGGTAKNAINIPSVKPEAMAVLAPYIRLSEIMGKIAGQLVDGNYEKVEIGYNGEISGKDTRPLTVSALKGLLEMALGSGVNYVNAPTLAKSRQIAVVESKSESSEEYSSTISIKLSSNGQTKLVAGTVVGDEPKIVAIDDDRVDIFPAGRMIFAKHINRPNVIGPCCMVLGKNNINISGMQVGRAEIGGVTMMVLNIDSDVSDPILEEVRKVDGILDAKLVTL; this is translated from the coding sequence ATGAAAGTATTAGTCAGCGACTCACTCTCCAGTGAAGGTTTGGAGATTCTAAAAGAACACTTTACGGTTGATGTTTCCACCGGGCTTTCCGAAGAGGAGCTGGTGAAAAAAATTAAAGATTACGATGCTCTTGTAATACGCAGCGGCACCCAGGTTACCCAGAAAATTATCGAAGCTGCCGACAACCTGAAAGTTATCGGGAGAGCCGGGGTCGGAGTTGACAATATTGATGTGGATGCAGCTACAAAGAAAGGCATTATTGTGACTAACTCTCCCGAAGGCAATATGATTTCGGCGGCAGAGCACACAATTGCCATGATGATGGCAATGTCCAGGAACATCCCCCAGGCAAATGCTTCCCTGAAAAACAGGGAATGGAAGCGTAATAAATTCACAGGTGTTGAGGTTAAAGGCAAGACCCTGGGAGTCATAGGTCTCGGAAGAATCGGTTCTGAAGTCGCAAAAAGGGCTTCAGGGCTTCAAATGAACCTTATGGGATATGATCCATTCGTTTCCGAAAAGCGGGCTGTCGAGCTTGGAATCAAGCTGGCAACAGTTAATGAAATTGCAAAGGCAGCCGACTATATCACCGTGCATACGCCTCTTATTAAAGAAACCAGAAACATTCTTGATGAAGAGCAGTTTGCCATGATGAAGCCCACAACCAGAATTCTCAACTGTGCCCGTGGCGGAATTATCAATGAAGAAGCTCTGGCAAAAGCTCTTGAAAGCGGAAAAATAGCCGGTGCAGCAATAGATGTTTTCGTTGAGGAACCTCCTTTTAATAGCCCCCTCCTGAATTTTGATAATGTTGTAGTAACTCCTCATCTTGGTGCCTCCACGCAGGAAGCTCAGGTCAATGTGGCAGTTGAAATTGCAAATGAAGTAGTGTCTGTTCTTACAGGTGGAACTGCAAAGAACGCAATCAATATTCCCTCGGTAAAGCCAGAAGCTATGGCAGTTCTTGCTCCTTACATCAGGCTTTCTGAAATTATGGGTAAGATTGCAGGGCAACTCGTAGACGGAAATTACGAAAAGGTAGAAATCGGGTACAATGGGGAGATTTCCGGAAAGGATACAAGGCCTCTTACAGTCTCTGCTCTTAAAGGGCTGCTTGAGATGGCTCTCGGTTCCGGAGTAAACTATGTCAATGCTCCTACCCTTGCAAAGTCAAGACAGATTGCAGTTGTAGAAAGCAAATCCGAATCTTCTGAGGAATACTCTTCAACTATCAGTATAAAACTCAGTAGCAATGGGCAGACAAAACTGGTTGCAGGTACTGTTGTCGGAGACGAGCCAAAGATTGTTGCAATTGATGACGACAGAGTAGATATCTTCCCTGCAGGCCGCATGATTTTTGCCAAACATATTAACAGGCCTAATGTTATCGGACCGTGCTGCATGGTGCTCGGCAAAAACAATATCAATATTTCAGGCATGCAGGTTGGAAGAGCAGAAATCGGAGGCGTTACCATGATGGTTCTTAATATAGACTCCGATGTTTCTGATCCAATCCTTGAGGAAGTCCGGAAAGTCGATGGAATCCTTGATGCCAAACTTGTGACACTTTAA
- a CDS encoding PKD domain-containing protein, translated as MNGGIGIKTLTSLVVTFLILLFISGLGAAAEIIVQPGDSIQKAVNNSSSGDIITVKPGTYTENINVNKSNLTIRSESGNPDDTTIMVKRSGVDVFLLQGSNIKVTGLKIMGARSGYAGIRLSSCSNCIIENNKLMNNCYGIYFLRSTGNKFSKNMAISNTDFGIVLGTATDNILSGNKAFGNGRGTHIGNSDGNTFSGNTIEDNSVYGFYICGKSDANQIYNNYFNDTNMTIKNGIGNVYNTKKTAGTNIVGGPYIGGNFWGKPDGTGFSNTATDVNRDGISDSAYKSITGSIYSDDLPLVVYKPGSIEPVAAFSASPTSGNAPLNVRFNDTSTGTPTKWKWSFGDGASSTLQNPTHKYSKAGNYAVVLIVTNSAGSNTLTKPDYIKVVTKPVANFSAKPISGKAPLTVTFTDTSTGAPTKWKWSFGDGTTSTMQNITHKYSKAGIYTVALTVTNSAGSNMVTKTEYIKVIVKPVAAFSASPTSGKVPLNVKFTDTSTGAPTKWKWSFGDGTSSTQQTPTHKYSAAGSYTVVLTVSGATGSSTVTKTEYIKVVTKPVAAFSASPTSGKVPLNVKFTDTSTGTPVKWKWSFGDGTTSTLPNPTHKYSAAGKYTVTLTASNAAGSNTATKSSYITVTGT; from the coding sequence ATGAACGGAGGAATTGGAATAAAAACATTAACCTCTCTGGTAGTAACTTTTTTAATTTTACTGTTTATATCCGGTCTCGGAGCTGCAGCTGAGATTATAGTGCAGCCAGGAGATTCTATTCAAAAAGCTGTAAATAATTCGTCCTCAGGCGATATAATTACTGTAAAACCCGGAACCTATACCGAAAATATCAACGTAAATAAAAGTAATCTTACAATCCGGTCAGAATCCGGAAACCCTGATGATACAACTATTATGGTTAAACGTTCAGGGGTCGATGTGTTCCTCCTGCAGGGAAGCAACATAAAAGTAACTGGACTTAAGATTATGGGAGCAAGATCCGGTTATGCAGGAATCCGTCTGTCTTCATGCAGCAACTGCATAATTGAGAACAACAAACTTATGAACAACTGTTATGGCATCTATTTCCTTCGTTCCACAGGGAATAAGTTTTCAAAGAATATGGCTATAAGCAACACAGATTTTGGAATTGTGCTTGGAACTGCAACGGACAATATCCTTTCAGGAAATAAGGCTTTTGGTAACGGCCGCGGTACTCATATTGGCAATTCTGACGGCAACACATTCTCAGGCAATACTATTGAAGATAATAGTGTTTATGGGTTTTATATCTGTGGCAAAAGTGACGCAAACCAGATTTACAATAACTACTTCAATGACACCAATATGACTATTAAAAACGGAATCGGAAATGTCTATAATACCAAAAAAACCGCAGGTACTAATATTGTAGGCGGACCATATATCGGAGGCAACTTCTGGGGAAAACCTGATGGTACAGGATTTTCCAATACCGCAACAGATGTAAACAGGGACGGAATTTCGGATTCAGCGTATAAAAGCATAACAGGCAGTATCTATTCTGACGACCTTCCTCTAGTTGTCTATAAACCCGGATCAATAGAGCCTGTTGCTGCTTTTTCTGCATCTCCAACTTCAGGAAATGCACCTTTGAATGTCAGATTTAATGACACAAGCACAGGAACACCAACTAAATGGAAATGGAGTTTTGGAGATGGGGCCTCCTCAACCTTGCAGAATCCAACGCATAAGTATTCCAAAGCCGGAAATTATGCAGTTGTACTTATAGTAACTAATTCAGCAGGTAGTAATACATTAACAAAACCAGATTATATAAAAGTGGTAACAAAACCGGTTGCAAACTTCTCTGCGAAACCCATCTCAGGAAAAGCACCATTAACGGTTACTTTTACTGACACAAGCACAGGAGCACCCACTAAGTGGAAATGGAGTTTTGGAGACGGAACAACTTCAACCATGCAGAATATAACGCATAAGTATTCTAAAGCCGGAATTTATACGGTTGCACTTACAGTAACTAACTCAGCAGGTAGTAACATGGTAACAAAGACTGAATATATAAAAGTCATAGTAAAACCAGTTGCTGCATTTTCTGCATCTCCTACCTCAGGAAAAGTTCCGTTAAACGTTAAATTTACTGACACAAGTACAGGAGCACCGACCAAATGGAAATGGAGTTTTGGAGACGGAACAAGTTCAACCCAACAGACCCCGACTCATAAGTATTCAGCCGCAGGAAGTTATACGGTGGTACTTACGGTAAGCGGTGCTACAGGCAGCAGTACAGTAACAAAAACTGAGTATATAAAAGTTGTAACAAAACCGGTTGCTGCATTTTCTGCATCTCCTACCTCAGGAAAAGTTCCATTAAACGTTAAATTCACTGACACAAGCACAGGAACACCAGTTAAATGGAAATGGAGTTTTGGAGACGGAACAACTTCAACCTTGCCGAACCCAACACATAAGTATTCAGCTGCAGGAAAATACACGGTAACACTGACAGCAAGTAACGCAGCAGGCAGTAACACGGCAACAAAATCAAGTTATATCACAGTGACAGGAACTTAA
- a CDS encoding DUF2240 family protein, with protein MEELKRVVSVPFKKTLAASLSEKDFEYSLAFDLKWFPPKIASKVKEKALEAGLLVFRDGGLVPAFDVESIRLPHAFKPSENFLENPGSSGEKAPIKEEISFEQVLEFISADNGINRQKLVSEINFMQDRLSYLVDIRVVALIVAKKFGCDISVIYDRVSRSVLGISY; from the coding sequence ATGGAAGAACTTAAACGCGTAGTCTCCGTTCCTTTTAAAAAAACTCTTGCAGCTTCTCTCTCGGAGAAGGATTTTGAGTATTCTCTAGCTTTTGACCTGAAATGGTTTCCCCCGAAAATTGCCTCAAAAGTAAAGGAAAAAGCCCTTGAAGCAGGTCTTCTCGTGTTTAGAGACGGTGGTCTTGTGCCTGCTTTTGATGTGGAAAGTATTCGGCTTCCGCATGCTTTCAAGCCGTCGGAGAATTTTCTTGAAAATCCGGGCAGTTCTGGAGAAAAAGCGCCGATAAAAGAAGAAATTTCCTTTGAGCAGGTTCTGGAATTTATCTCTGCAGATAATGGGATAAACCGGCAAAAATTGGTTTCTGAGATTAATTTCATGCAGGACCGTCTTTCCTACCTTGTGGACATTAGAGTTGTGGCACTAATTGTAGCAAAAAAATTCGGATGCGATATTTCGGTAATTTATGACAGGGTTTCGAGGTCGGTACTTGGTATATCTTACTAA
- a CDS encoding nitrous oxide reductase family maturation protein NosD, with protein MRRINRQNFRAFKLTALAITLAVLCTCSTSSASTLRVSSTNEGDYIYIQAAIDEAEVGDSIYVSPGTYVENLKIKKQVQIWSESRKPEDTVIRAADPAKNTIEISVDRASFSGFAIEGSEKAGILLTGVKSCYINNNRVQGAKDGILLKGSDSNTISNNLVTLDEKGIRLESSNSNDIVDNIIAYNYGPGIALELSSKNHIYNNYFKNDENVKEKTANAENIWQSPLKKRENIIRGPYIGGNFWANLEGKGYSETGVDENSNGICDTSYNITGGGTDNYPLFPKVPKAVKSIESNLNASAYEQGLADREKATSSEITVNKTEEATETSVENTTYGNTTDENATNKGDSEEKESPGPGPGVLGPAIGAAYFLKRTR; from the coding sequence ATGAGAAGAATAAACAGACAGAATTTCAGAGCTTTTAAGCTGACGGCACTTGCGATTACTCTGGCAGTTCTCTGTACCTGCTCTACCTCCTCGGCCTCGACTTTAAGAGTAAGTTCGACAAATGAAGGAGACTATATTTATATACAAGCCGCAATTGATGAAGCAGAAGTCGGAGACAGTATTTATGTAAGCCCTGGAACCTATGTTGAAAATCTCAAAATAAAGAAGCAAGTCCAGATCTGGTCGGAGTCAAGAAAGCCAGAAGATACAGTGATAAGGGCAGCTGATCCTGCGAAAAACACTATTGAAATCAGCGTAGATAGGGCATCTTTTAGCGGGTTTGCCATTGAGGGTTCGGAAAAAGCAGGGATCTTGCTTACAGGAGTTAAAAGCTGCTATATTAACAACAATAGAGTCCAGGGAGCCAAAGACGGCATTCTTCTCAAAGGTTCTGACAGCAACACCATAAGTAATAATCTCGTTACCCTTGACGAGAAAGGAATAAGGCTCGAAAGCTCAAACTCAAATGATATTGTCGACAATATAATTGCCTATAATTATGGTCCGGGAATCGCTCTTGAGTTAAGCAGCAAGAACCATATATACAACAATTACTTCAAAAACGACGAAAATGTCAAAGAAAAAACCGCAAATGCGGAAAATATCTGGCAAAGCCCCCTCAAAAAAAGAGAGAATATCATCCGGGGTCCTTACATAGGAGGAAATTTCTGGGCCAACCTTGAAGGTAAAGGTTATAGCGAAACTGGTGTGGACGAAAATAGCAACGGAATTTGCGATACCTCATATAATATCACAGGTGGAGGAACCGATAACTACCCGCTATTCCCAAAAGTCCCAAAGGCCGTTAAATCCATTGAAAGCAATCTGAATGCCAGTGCTTATGAGCAGGGCCTGGCCGACAGGGAGAAAGCAACCAGTTCAGAAATTACTGTAAATAAAACCGAAGAAGCTACAGAAACTTCAGTCGAAAATACTACTTATGGAAACACTACTGATGAAAATGCTACCAATAAAGGGGATTCAGAGGAAAAAGAATCACCCGGACCTGGACCTGGTGTTTTGGGACCGGCTATAGGAGCAGCCTATTTCCTGAAGCGAACCAGATGA
- a CDS encoding Single-stranded DNA binding protein — MDDKIAPHLEELTRALGDLEKTGIRAEFEKLIAFRVPPDVAKESILRKFGGKRKTLKVKDLSANIKNFELTGRILDLGEKSIRQQAGTQEKPSRLYTGVLADETGSVLFSSWRELPGSIGDVINIKNAYVRIWQNRIRLSIGEQSPVSKISGSSLPPLSELSASQKKKLIDIGAADFSVDTIACVLKLSYREILVKGRKSRVISGVLADETGRLPFTAWIELPGIDIGSIIRIEGAQVRIFRGMPSINILSSTKVSSIGSDETGKLSFTFESAAKDPVPLKIQEINSRDSMFDVSIAGNLVSVRPGSGIVSRCPECSRVIQKGNCRVHGKVEGIWDMRIKAVMDDGTGSVSVMFPRELAEIIYGKTLEEAEQLMFSDVSKDAVYEDLRRFLTGRYLAVRGNSSRSEFGISFVAENAWVPEEDLAVRVVELLRRLEPDEEDGQDKSPQVSGGGIELA, encoded by the coding sequence ATGGATGATAAGATTGCGCCCCATCTTGAAGAGTTAACCAGGGCGCTTGGAGACCTTGAAAAAACTGGCATAAGGGCAGAGTTTGAGAAACTCATTGCTTTTCGTGTCCCGCCTGATGTCGCAAAAGAGAGTATCCTCCGCAAGTTCGGAGGAAAAAGAAAAACTTTGAAAGTAAAGGATCTGTCTGCTAATATTAAGAACTTTGAACTTACTGGCAGGATTCTGGACCTTGGAGAAAAATCAATCCGCCAGCAGGCAGGGACTCAGGAAAAACCTTCCAGGCTTTATACCGGAGTTCTTGCAGACGAAACCGGTTCTGTCCTGTTTTCTTCCTGGAGAGAGCTACCAGGTTCGATTGGGGATGTGATCAACATCAAAAACGCCTATGTTCGGATCTGGCAGAACCGGATCAGGCTTTCTATAGGGGAACAGTCTCCGGTGTCGAAAATCTCGGGCTCTTCGCTTCCTCCATTGTCCGAACTTTCAGCAAGCCAGAAGAAGAAGTTAATTGACATAGGAGCTGCGGACTTTTCCGTAGATACAATAGCCTGCGTGCTTAAGCTTTCATACAGGGAAATTCTTGTAAAGGGGCGCAAGTCCAGAGTGATTTCTGGCGTGCTTGCGGACGAGACCGGCAGGCTACCTTTTACGGCCTGGATTGAACTGCCTGGCATTGATATCGGAAGCATTATTCGAATTGAAGGAGCTCAGGTGCGGATATTCCGAGGAATGCCATCAATAAATATTCTGAGCAGCACAAAAGTCTCTTCGATAGGATCCGACGAAACCGGAAAACTTTCATTTACTTTCGAATCCGCAGCAAAAGATCCTGTCCCTCTCAAAATCCAGGAGATAAATTCAAGAGACAGCATGTTTGATGTGTCCATAGCAGGCAACCTGGTTTCAGTCAGGCCTGGTTCAGGTATTGTCTCCCGTTGCCCTGAATGCAGTCGTGTAATCCAAAAAGGAAACTGCAGGGTGCACGGAAAGGTCGAAGGTATATGGGACATGCGGATCAAAGCCGTAATGGATGACGGAACAGGTTCCGTATCAGTTATGTTTCCAAGGGAACTTGCGGAAATTATCTATGGAAAAACTCTTGAAGAAGCTGAGCAGCTAATGTTTTCTGACGTCTCAAAAGATGCAGTCTATGAAGACTTAAGGCGCTTTCTTACGGGCCGCTATCTTGCAGTACGCGGGAACTCTTCAAGAAGTGAATTTGGGATTTCTTTCGTAGCTGAAAATGCCTGGGTGCCTGAAGAGGACCTTGCTGTGAGGGTAGTTGAACTCCTTCGCAGGCTCGAGCCGGATGAAGAGGACGGGCAGGATAAAAGTCCACAGGTTTCCGGGGGAGGAATTGAACTTGCTTAA
- a CDS encoding RPA family protein, producing MLKREVAKRVFAREFEACREFEKLEHSDSEAADSKTPNLLISPLGLILNRVFVVGVVTELDNIGTQSEMWKARIVDPTGAFTVYAGQYQPEASIFFSTIQVPAFIALTGKARTYEPEQGSIFVSIRAEEVNIVDEETRNRWVVDTAEQTVERLEVFSDALTSEYRGEKLREYLLEKGISSELTEGIVIALERERSPDEFAKLLKSSIREGLKTLDLDSEDNADAKADQKEFVLELLREMGGTKGVDYAAFMDAAASRGISEQVVEEVIRFLLAGGQCYEPKIGIIRLVG from the coding sequence TTGCTTAAACGAGAGGTTGCAAAAAGAGTTTTTGCAAGAGAATTCGAAGCCTGCAGAGAATTTGAAAAACTCGAGCATTCGGACTCGGAAGCTGCAGATTCAAAAACTCCGAACCTGCTTATTAGCCCTCTGGGACTTATTCTCAATCGTGTTTTTGTAGTTGGAGTGGTCACAGAACTTGATAATATCGGAACACAGAGTGAGATGTGGAAGGCAAGAATAGTTGATCCTACTGGTGCTTTTACGGTCTACGCAGGGCAGTATCAGCCTGAAGCTTCGATCTTCTTCTCAACGATACAGGTTCCTGCTTTCATTGCCCTTACAGGAAAAGCCAGGACCTACGAACCCGAACAAGGATCTATTTTTGTTTCTATTCGGGCTGAAGAAGTAAATATAGTGGATGAGGAAACTCGTAACAGATGGGTCGTAGATACCGCAGAACAGACTGTCGAGAGACTTGAGGTCTTCTCGGATGCTCTGACCAGCGAATATCGTGGAGAAAAACTTCGGGAATACCTTCTGGAGAAAGGCATTTCTTCCGAGCTTACGGAAGGAATTGTAATTGCGCTTGAACGGGAACGCTCTCCTGATGAGTTTGCAAAACTACTTAAGTCTTCCATCAGGGAAGGCCTCAAAACTCTGGATTTGGACTCAGAAGATAATGCTGATGCTAAAGCCGACCAGAAAGAATTCGTGCTCGAATTGCTCAGGGAAATGGGTGGAACCAAAGGAGTCGATTACGCAGCTTTTATGGATGCTGCAGCCTCCCGGGGAATTTCTGAGCAGGTTGTAGAAGAGGTTATTCGCTTCCTGCTTGCAGGCGGGCAGTGTTACGAACCTAAGATCGGAATAATAAGACTGGTAGGGTAA
- a CDS encoding glutaminyl-peptide cyclotransferase yields MKLNANFHKNAIHEKTCKTIYLLDVGSNTRSKTMKMNKKLCSVALASTTIVLFLILTLSTTSAATAQITSNTAGYAYVTNSGSTTVSVIDLAINKVTATVSVGKYPYGVAINPAGTKVYVSKEVSGVISVIDTKTNKVTATIKVGKRPWGVAVNPAGTKVYVANEGSRSVSVIDTASNKVTATVKVGNYSCGVAVNPAGTKVYVANTLDNTVSVIDAATNKVTATITVGNLPTGVAVNPAGTKVYVTNERDVSVIDTAKNKVAATVTVGKYPWGVAVNPAGTKAYVTNYGDGTFSVIDTVTNKVTATVNVGSYPLGIAFSPDGNNVYVAKEASGAVSVINTATNKVTNIVGVGKDPVAFGQFVGSVPVLPVASFTSSATSGKTPINIAFTDTSTGAPTKWKWNFGDGTTSTQQNPIHKYSKAGTYTIKLTVTNSVGSNTVTKTNYIKIVTKPVADFTSSVTSGKAPINVAFTDTSTGTPTKWKWNFGDGATSTQQNPIHKYSKAGTYTVNLTVTNAAGSSAVTKTNYIKIIERPTAAISTKSTS; encoded by the coding sequence ATGAAATTGAATGCAAATTTCCACAAAAATGCTATTCATGAGAAAACTTGCAAAACAATTTACCTGCTGGATGTAGGATCAAACACAAGGAGTAAGACAATGAAAATGAACAAAAAACTGTGTTCAGTAGCTTTAGCTTCAACAACTATTGTTTTATTTTTAATTTTAACATTATCTACTACATCGGCAGCTACTGCACAAATTACTTCTAACACGGCTGGATACGCCTATGTTACAAATAGTGGCAGCACCACTGTCTCTGTAATTGACCTTGCAATAAACAAGGTTACAGCTACGGTAAGTGTAGGAAAATATCCTTACGGAGTTGCAATCAATCCTGCCGGAACAAAAGTGTATGTGTCAAAAGAAGTAAGCGGCGTTATCTCGGTAATTGACACCAAAACAAACAAGGTTACAGCCACAATAAAGGTAGGGAAGCGTCCCTGGGGAGTTGCAGTTAACCCGGCTGGAACAAAGGTGTATGTGGCAAACGAAGGTAGTAGAAGTGTCTCGGTAATTGACACTGCAAGCAACAAGGTTACAGCTACAGTAAAAGTAGGAAATTATTCTTGTGGAGTTGCAGTAAATCCGGCTGGAACAAAAGTATATGTGGCGAACACTCTCGATAACACTGTTTCTGTAATTGACGCAGCTACAAACAAGGTCACAGCCACGATAACTGTAGGAAATCTCCCTACCGGAGTTGCGGTTAATCCGGCAGGAACAAAGGTATATGTGACAAATGAACGCGACGTCTCTGTAATTGATACCGCAAAAAATAAGGTTGCTGCCACGGTGACTGTAGGAAAATATCCATGGGGAGTTGCAGTAAATCCAGCAGGAACAAAAGCATATGTGACAAACTATGGAGACGGTACTTTTTCTGTGATTGATACAGTCACAAACAAGGTTACAGCAACAGTGAATGTAGGAAGTTATCCTTTAGGAATTGCTTTCAGCCCAGACGGAAATAACGTATATGTGGCGAAAGAAGCAAGTGGTGCTGTTTCCGTAATTAACACAGCCACAAACAAGGTTACAAATATAGTAGGAGTAGGAAAAGATCCTGTTGCTTTCGGGCAGTTTGTAGGTTCTGTCCCAGTACTCCCTGTTGCAAGTTTCACCAGTAGTGCTACATCAGGAAAAACACCAATAAATATCGCTTTCACTGACACAAGCACAGGAGCACCTACCAAATGGAAATGGAATTTTGGAGACGGAACAACCTCAACCCAGCAGAATCCCATTCATAAGTATTCAAAGGCAGGAACATATACTATTAAGTTAACAGTAACGAATTCGGTGGGTAGTAACACTGTAACAAAAACGAACTATATAAAAATTGTAACAAAACCTGTTGCAGACTTCACCAGTAGTGTTACATCAGGAAAAGCACCAATAAATGTCGCCTTCACTGATACGAGCACAGGGACACCTACCAAATGGAAATGGAATTTTGGAGACGGAGCTACGTCAACTCAGCAGAATCCCATCCATAAGTATTCAAAGGCAGGAACATATACTGTAAACTTAACAGTAACCAATGCTGCAGGCAGTAGCGCGGTAACAAAAACAAACTATATAAAAATAATAGAAAGACCGACTGCTGCAATCTCTACGAAATCTACCTCATAA